The following proteins are co-located in the Bombus pascuorum chromosome 3, iyBomPasc1.1, whole genome shotgun sequence genome:
- the LOC132904942 gene encoding protein transport protein Sec31A isoform X3 produces the protein MKIKELLKTVNVAWSPPAQHPILLAAGTAAQQLDASFNTSASLDLYSLNLQQPGYDLELKISVASDHRFHKIIWGSYGNNPAGIIVGGCDYGIIKIYSAAKMLANDNNYLISKTDRHTGPVRALDFNPFQANLLATGATENEIYIWDIVNTNSPMTPGVRSQPLEDVQHIAWNKQVQHILASTFSQRCTIWDLRKNEPIINLTDTNTKVRWKVVQWHPDVATQLCLASEDDQAPIIELWDLRFATSPLKTFQNHQRGVLSIAWNPHDSDLLLSCAKDNRILCWNPNSDAPNGEVICELAQTNQWIFDVSWCPRHPGLVVGSSFDGHAAVYSLLGGQQQMSAETSNKIVDSFPGMDPFTHTPPPVQTEPAVILTKAPKWLKRPFGASFGFGGKLVIFENGPVDPNLPPNSNKKVIISQVVTQPELIQRSNELEEVLKSEQYSDYCKGKVDNTTDIYRKKIWNCVGAYFSENVTKNILNLLGYNIETMNNKLNQLVSQEDVNNITEGVGNLNNVLNGNVIDGSMVFDAIAQESKKTSIIAAKNKNIQINVSDDEDGLITQAILLGNIEAAVSLCFANKRYADAVILSMAAGPDLLARTQYRYFSEHSGALNSLINSLVSENWADVVNNADINCWKEVLIGIFIHSSPQERSALCDMLGDRLASSDNVTLKEQAQICYICSGNLNKMVESSNVEIQEIVELVVIMQKALETQNIRDVQIEGKIANVLSRYADMLAAEGDLDSALNYLGNSQDEKIVMLKDRLMRALGYIEESKVVPKAPAMQTYYDRTRRSVTGVQGVQNPLSTGSTRPFFDSNIAAPMKQSFAPPPNQFNTQQQQQTFGISPLQPHVQTMQPVQSMQPMPPVPSMPPVPSMPPVPSMPYDQISHSYTSTSVSQSLPPPPPSSASSGIGSRPPSAGPPARSKYIIDPSVKSTSTYGQTGFPQQTGFPQQTGFPQQTSSYQQIPPVSGYSSSNMYQPQVSMPTNTYSGQNLVTNVKETETFKPVQLSVLSPLQNPPQSQMYEPIRTQPVQQTQMYGSENQPPMDRSNIYQAPVQPAGWNDPPAAKPSRIQPVLALCNKNEMSADHAGTRKWKAKYSKNINIKVDT, from the exons ATGAAGATTAAGGAGTTACTCAAGACTGTCAATGTAGCATGGTCACCACCGGCTCAACATCCTATATTATTGGCTGCAGGAACTGCAGCCCAACAACTTGATGCAAGTTTTAACACATCTGCCAGCTTGGATTTATATTCCTTAAATTTACAACAACCTGGATATGATTTGGAGCTTAAAATCAGTGTTGCAAGTGACCATAG atttcataaaataatatgggGTTCGTATGGTAATAATCCAGCTGGTATAATTGTCGGAGGCTGTGATTATGGCATTATAAAGATTTATTCAGCTGCTAAAATGTTAgctaatgataataattacttGATAAGTAAAACAGACAGACATACAGGTCCAGTTAGAGCACTTGATTTTAATCCCTTTCAAGCAAATTTGTTAGCAACTGGTGCaacagaaaatgaaatttatatatgggATATTGTTAACACAAATTCTCCCATGACTCCTGGAGTCAGAAGTCAACCACTAGAAGATGTCCAACACATTGCTTGGAATAAGCAAG TGCAACATATCCTTGCTTCCACATTTTCACAACGATGTACTATATGGGATTTGAGAAAAAATGAGCCAATTATCAACTTAACAGATACAAATACAAAG gTAAGATGGAAAGTAGTTCAGTGGCATCCAGATGTTGCAACACAGTTGTGCTTAGCATCAGAAGATGATCAGGCTCCTATAATTGAATTATGGGATTTGAGATTTGCAACATCACCCTTGAAAACATTCCAAAATCACCAACGTGGTGTCCTATCAATTGCATGGAATCCACATGATTCAGATTTACTCTTAAGTTGTGCCAAAGATAATAGGATATTGTGTTGGAATCCTAACTCAGATGCACCA AATGGTGAAGTAATTTGTGAATTAGCACAAACAAATCAATGGATTTTTGATGTCTCATGGTGTCCGAGACATCCTGGGTTAGTTGTGGGATCTAGCTTTGATGGGCATGCAGCAGTGTACTCTTTATTGGGAGGGCAACAACAAATGTCAGCAGAGACATCTAACAAAATTGTAGATTCCTTCCCTGGAATGGATCCTTTCACACATACACCACCTCCTGTACAGACAGAACCAGCAGTTATCTTGACAAAAGCTCCAAAATGGTTAAAAAGGCCATTTGGAGCATCCTTCGGT TTTGGTGGTAAATtggtaatatttgaaaatggaCCTGTAGATCCTAATTTACCTCcaaattcaaacaaaaaagTGATAATATCACAAGTGGTTACACAACCAGAATTAATTCAACGTTCAAATGAGTTGGAGGAAGTTCTTAAAAGTGAACAATATAGTGATTATTGCAAAGGGAAAGTTGACAATACTACtgatatatatagaaaaaagatATGGAATTGTGTGGGAGCATATTTTAGTGAAAATGTGACAAagaatatattgaatttaCTTGGTTATAACATAGAaacaatgaataataaattaaatcaactCGTTTCACAAGAagatgttaataatattacagaaGGAGTCGGTAACTTGAATAAT GTACTTAATGGAAACGTTATTGATGGAAGCATGGTGTTCGATGCTATTGCACAAGAATCTAAGAAAACATCAATAATTGctgcaaaaaataaaaacattcaaATAAATGTGTCAGATG ATGAGGATGGGCTTATAACTCAAGCAATCCTCTTAGGAAATATAGAAGCTGCTGTGTCGTTGTGCTTTGCAAATAAAAGGTACGCAGATGCGGTCATTCTTTCAATGGCTGCTGGACCTGATTTGTTAGCACGTACCCAGTACAGATACTTTTCAGAACATTCTGGAGCTCTCAATTCTCTTATCAATTCATTAGTTAGTGAAAATTGGGCTGATGTTGTTAACAATGCTGATATAAATTGCTGGAAAGAAGTGTTGattggaatatttattcattccaGTCCACAAGAACGATCTGCTTTGTGCG ATATGCTTGGAGATCGTTTAGCATCATCTGACAATGTAACACTCAAAGAACAAGctcaaatttgttatatttgttctggtaatttgaataaaatggTTGAATCTTCCAATGTTGAAATTCAGGAAATAGTAGAACTAGTAGTTATAATGCAGAAAGCATTAGAAACGCAAAATATTAGGGACGTACaaatagaaggaaaaattGCCAACGTTTTGTCTCGTTATGCTGACATGTTAGCGGCCGAAGGAGACCTCGATTCTGCACTAAATTATTTGGGAAATAGTCaagatgaaaaaattgtaatgttAAAAGATCGCTTGATGCGAGCTTTGGGTTATATCGAAGAATCGAAAGTCGTGCCAAAAGCACCAGCAATGCAAACTTATTACGATCGAACCAGAAGATCTGTAACTGGCGTACAAGGTGTACAAAATCCACTGTCTACTGGATCAACAAGACCCTTTTTCGATTCAAACATTGCTGCTCCAATGAAACAATCTTTCGCACCTCCCCCAAATCAGTTTAATACtcaacagcagcaacaaacGTTTGGAATATCTCCGCTTCAACCACATGTACAAACAATGCAACCTGTACAATCTATGCAACCTATGCCGCCTGTACCATCTATGCCACCTGTACCATCTATGCCACCTGTACCATCTATGCCATATGATCAAATATCTCATTCTTACACTTCAACATCCGTTTCTCAATCACTTCCACCACCACCTCCTTCAAGTGCATCAAGCGGAATCGGATCTCGACCACCTAGCGCGGGACCTCCAGCGagatcaaaatatataatagatcCGTCTGTTAAATCTACTTCAACATACGGACAAACTGGTTTTCCTCAACAAACTGGTTTTCCTCAACAAACTGGTTTTCCTCAACAAACATCGTCGTATCAACAAATTCCTCCAGTATCAGGCTATTCTTCATCAAATATGTATCAACCACAAGTTTCTATGCCGACGAACACGTACTCCGGACAAAATCTCGTAACAAATgttaaagaaacagaaacttTTAAGCCAGTTCAACTTAGTGTATTGTCGCCACTGCAAAATCCACCGCAAAGTCAAATGTATGAACCAATTAGAACGCAACCAGTTCAACAAACTCAAATGTATGGAAGCGAAAATCAGCCACCAATGGATCGCTCAAACATCTATCAAGCACCGGTACAGCCTGCTGGATGGAACGATCCACCTGCTGCAAAGCCCTCTAGGATACAG cCAGTATTAGCATTATGcaacaaaaatgaaatgtcTGCGGATCATGCTGGTACCAGGAAGTGGAAagcaaaatattcgaagaatataaatattaaggtAGACACCTAA
- the LOC132904942 gene encoding protein transport protein Sec31A isoform X2, translated as MKIKELLKTVNVAWSPPAQHPILLAAGTAAQQLDASFNTSASLDLYSLNLQQPGYDLELKISVASDHRFHKIIWGSYGNNPAGIIVGGCDYGIIKIYSAAKMLANDNNYLISKTDRHTGPVRALDFNPFQANLLATGATENEIYIWDIVNTNSPMTPGVRSQPLEDVQHIAWNKQVQHILASTFSQRCTIWDLRKNEPIINLTDTNTKVRWKVVQWHPDVATQLCLASEDDQAPIIELWDLRFATSPLKTFQNHQRGVLSIAWNPHDSDLLLSCAKDNRILCWNPNSDAPNGEVICELAQTNQWIFDVSWCPRHPGLVVGSSFDGHAAVYSLLGGQQQMSAETSNKIVDSFPGMDPFTHTPPPVQTEPAVILTKAPKWLKRPFGASFGFGGKLVIFENGPVDPNLPPNSNKKVIISQVVTQPELIQRSNELEEVLKSEQYSDYCKGKVDNTTDIYRKKIWNCVGAYFSENVTKNILNLLGYNIETMNNKLNQLVSQEDVNNITEGVGNLNNVLNGNVIDGSMVFDAIAQESKKTSIIAAKNKNIQINVSDDEDGLITQAILLGNIEAAVSLCFANKRYADAVILSMAAGPDLLARTQYRYFSEHSGALNSLINSLVSENWADVVNNADINCWKEVLIGIFIHSSPQERSALCDMLGDRLASSDNVTLKEQAQICYICSGNLNKMVESSNVEIQEIVELVVIMQKALETQNIRDVQIEGKIANVLSRYADMLAAEGDLDSALNYLGNSQDEKIVMLKDRLMRALGYIEESKVVPKAPAMQTYYDRTRRSVTGVQGVQNPLSTGSTRPFFDSNIAAPMKQSFAPPPNQFNTQQQQQTFGISPLQPHVQTMQPVQSMQPMPPVPSMPYDQISHSYTSTSVSQSLPPPPPSSASSGIGSRPPSAGPPARSKYIIDPSVKSTSTYGQTGFPQQTSSYQQIPPVSGYSSSNMYQPQVSMPTNTYSGQNLVTNVKETETFKPVQLSVLSPLQNPPQSQMYEPIRTQPVQQTQMYGSENQPPMDRSNIYQAPVQPAGWNDPPAAKPSRIQSKQDYQPQNPILHPLRGTQPQPEPNVLQHDKFYPDTQSSYNPQQYHQNIPNQANINQNIPNMAAQYAKPMEPTPPVAIARTPEPEKPKPPIPEQHMHLKTVFDELKNQCFENAKNPQLKRKIADVSRKLEVLYDCLRENKLSQNSLQGLHQISQMIQSGNYTGGLDLHTQLVSGPDFSQIASFMPGIKVLFLIALQLNVYIR; from the exons ATGAAGATTAAGGAGTTACTCAAGACTGTCAATGTAGCATGGTCACCACCGGCTCAACATCCTATATTATTGGCTGCAGGAACTGCAGCCCAACAACTTGATGCAAGTTTTAACACATCTGCCAGCTTGGATTTATATTCCTTAAATTTACAACAACCTGGATATGATTTGGAGCTTAAAATCAGTGTTGCAAGTGACCATAG atttcataaaataatatgggGTTCGTATGGTAATAATCCAGCTGGTATAATTGTCGGAGGCTGTGATTATGGCATTATAAAGATTTATTCAGCTGCTAAAATGTTAgctaatgataataattacttGATAAGTAAAACAGACAGACATACAGGTCCAGTTAGAGCACTTGATTTTAATCCCTTTCAAGCAAATTTGTTAGCAACTGGTGCaacagaaaatgaaatttatatatgggATATTGTTAACACAAATTCTCCCATGACTCCTGGAGTCAGAAGTCAACCACTAGAAGATGTCCAACACATTGCTTGGAATAAGCAAG TGCAACATATCCTTGCTTCCACATTTTCACAACGATGTACTATATGGGATTTGAGAAAAAATGAGCCAATTATCAACTTAACAGATACAAATACAAAG gTAAGATGGAAAGTAGTTCAGTGGCATCCAGATGTTGCAACACAGTTGTGCTTAGCATCAGAAGATGATCAGGCTCCTATAATTGAATTATGGGATTTGAGATTTGCAACATCACCCTTGAAAACATTCCAAAATCACCAACGTGGTGTCCTATCAATTGCATGGAATCCACATGATTCAGATTTACTCTTAAGTTGTGCCAAAGATAATAGGATATTGTGTTGGAATCCTAACTCAGATGCACCA AATGGTGAAGTAATTTGTGAATTAGCACAAACAAATCAATGGATTTTTGATGTCTCATGGTGTCCGAGACATCCTGGGTTAGTTGTGGGATCTAGCTTTGATGGGCATGCAGCAGTGTACTCTTTATTGGGAGGGCAACAACAAATGTCAGCAGAGACATCTAACAAAATTGTAGATTCCTTCCCTGGAATGGATCCTTTCACACATACACCACCTCCTGTACAGACAGAACCAGCAGTTATCTTGACAAAAGCTCCAAAATGGTTAAAAAGGCCATTTGGAGCATCCTTCGGT TTTGGTGGTAAATtggtaatatttgaaaatggaCCTGTAGATCCTAATTTACCTCcaaattcaaacaaaaaagTGATAATATCACAAGTGGTTACACAACCAGAATTAATTCAACGTTCAAATGAGTTGGAGGAAGTTCTTAAAAGTGAACAATATAGTGATTATTGCAAAGGGAAAGTTGACAATACTACtgatatatatagaaaaaagatATGGAATTGTGTGGGAGCATATTTTAGTGAAAATGTGACAAagaatatattgaatttaCTTGGTTATAACATAGAaacaatgaataataaattaaatcaactCGTTTCACAAGAagatgttaataatattacagaaGGAGTCGGTAACTTGAATAAT GTACTTAATGGAAACGTTATTGATGGAAGCATGGTGTTCGATGCTATTGCACAAGAATCTAAGAAAACATCAATAATTGctgcaaaaaataaaaacattcaaATAAATGTGTCAGATG ATGAGGATGGGCTTATAACTCAAGCAATCCTCTTAGGAAATATAGAAGCTGCTGTGTCGTTGTGCTTTGCAAATAAAAGGTACGCAGATGCGGTCATTCTTTCAATGGCTGCTGGACCTGATTTGTTAGCACGTACCCAGTACAGATACTTTTCAGAACATTCTGGAGCTCTCAATTCTCTTATCAATTCATTAGTTAGTGAAAATTGGGCTGATGTTGTTAACAATGCTGATATAAATTGCTGGAAAGAAGTGTTGattggaatatttattcattccaGTCCACAAGAACGATCTGCTTTGTGCG ATATGCTTGGAGATCGTTTAGCATCATCTGACAATGTAACACTCAAAGAACAAGctcaaatttgttatatttgttctggtaatttgaataaaatggTTGAATCTTCCAATGTTGAAATTCAGGAAATAGTAGAACTAGTAGTTATAATGCAGAAAGCATTAGAAACGCAAAATATTAGGGACGTACaaatagaaggaaaaattGCCAACGTTTTGTCTCGTTATGCTGACATGTTAGCGGCCGAAGGAGACCTCGATTCTGCACTAAATTATTTGGGAAATAGTCaagatgaaaaaattgtaatgttAAAAGATCGCTTGATGCGAGCTTTGGGTTATATCGAAGAATCGAAAGTCGTGCCAAAAGCACCAGCAATGCAAACTTATTACGATCGAACCAGAAGATCTGTAACTGGCGTACAAGGTGTACAAAATCCACTGTCTACTGGATCAACAAGACCCTTTTTCGATTCAAACATTGCTGCTCCAATGAAACAATCTTTCGCACCTCCCCCAAATCAGTTTAATACtcaacagcagcaacaaacGTTTGGAATATCTCCGCTTCAACCACATGTACAAACAATGCAACCTGTACAATCTATGCAACCTATGCCGC CTGTACCATCTATGCCATATGATCAAATATCTCATTCTTACACTTCAACATCCGTTTCTCAATCACTTCCACCACCACCTCCTTCAAGTGCATCAAGCGGAATCGGATCTCGACCACCTAGCGCGGGACCTCCAGCGagatcaaaatatataatagatcCGTCTGTTAAATCTACTTCAACATACGGACAAACTGGTTTTCCTCAACAAAC ATCGTCGTATCAACAAATTCCTCCAGTATCAGGCTATTCTTCATCAAATATGTATCAACCACAAGTTTCTATGCCGACGAACACGTACTCCGGACAAAATCTCGTAACAAATgttaaagaaacagaaacttTTAAGCCAGTTCAACTTAGTGTATTGTCGCCACTGCAAAATCCACCGCAAAGTCAAATGTATGAACCAATTAGAACGCAACCAGTTCAACAAACTCAAATGTATGGAAGCGAAAATCAGCCACCAATGGATCGCTCAAACATCTATCAAGCACCGGTACAGCCTGCTGGATGGAACGATCCACCTGCTGCAAAGCCCTCTAGGATACAG TCAAAGCAAGATTATCAGCCACAAAACCCGATTTTACATCCGTTAAGAGGAACCCAACCGCAACCCGAACCAAAT GTATTGCAACACGACAAATTTTATCCGGATACGCAATCATCTTACAACCCGCAACAATATCATCAGAATATTCCAAATCAAGCCAATATCAATCAGAATATTCCAAATATGGCTGCTCAATATGCCAAACCAATGGAACCGACACCACCGGTCGCAATTGCCAGAACACCAGAACCGGAAAAGCCAAAACCACCGATTCCGGAACAGCATATGCACTTAAAAACAGTATtcgatgaattaaaaaatcagtgCTTTGAAAACGCCAAGAATCCA caaCTTAAACGCAAAATAGCAGATGTATCCAGAAAACTCGAAGTTTTATACGATTGCCTTAGAGAAAATAAG CTGTCGCAGAATTCTTTACAAGGATTGCATCAAATATCACAGATGATACAAAGTGGAAACTATACTGGAGGTTTAGATCTTCATACACAATTAGTTTCAGGTCCAGATTTTAGTCAGATAGCTTCTTTCATGCCTGGTATTAAAGTATTATTCCTAATCGCTCTTCAATTGAATGTCTATATTAGATAG
- the LOC132904942 gene encoding protein transport protein Sec31A isoform X1 — protein MKIKELLKTVNVAWSPPAQHPILLAAGTAAQQLDASFNTSASLDLYSLNLQQPGYDLELKISVASDHRFHKIIWGSYGNNPAGIIVGGCDYGIIKIYSAAKMLANDNNYLISKTDRHTGPVRALDFNPFQANLLATGATENEIYIWDIVNTNSPMTPGVRSQPLEDVQHIAWNKQVQHILASTFSQRCTIWDLRKNEPIINLTDTNTKVRWKVVQWHPDVATQLCLASEDDQAPIIELWDLRFATSPLKTFQNHQRGVLSIAWNPHDSDLLLSCAKDNRILCWNPNSDAPNGEVICELAQTNQWIFDVSWCPRHPGLVVGSSFDGHAAVYSLLGGQQQMSAETSNKIVDSFPGMDPFTHTPPPVQTEPAVILTKAPKWLKRPFGASFGFGGKLVIFENGPVDPNLPPNSNKKVIISQVVTQPELIQRSNELEEVLKSEQYSDYCKGKVDNTTDIYRKKIWNCVGAYFSENVTKNILNLLGYNIETMNNKLNQLVSQEDVNNITEGVGNLNNVLNGNVIDGSMVFDAIAQESKKTSIIAAKNKNIQINVSDDEDGLITQAILLGNIEAAVSLCFANKRYADAVILSMAAGPDLLARTQYRYFSEHSGALNSLINSLVSENWADVVNNADINCWKEVLIGIFIHSSPQERSALCDMLGDRLASSDNVTLKEQAQICYICSGNLNKMVESSNVEIQEIVELVVIMQKALETQNIRDVQIEGKIANVLSRYADMLAAEGDLDSALNYLGNSQDEKIVMLKDRLMRALGYIEESKVVPKAPAMQTYYDRTRRSVTGVQGVQNPLSTGSTRPFFDSNIAAPMKQSFAPPPNQFNTQQQQQTFGISPLQPHVQTMQPVQSMQPMPPVPSMPPVPSMPPVPSMPYDQISHSYTSTSVSQSLPPPPPSSASSGIGSRPPSAGPPARSKYIIDPSVKSTSTYGQTGFPQQTGFPQQTGFPQQTSSYQQIPPVSGYSSSNMYQPQVSMPTNTYSGQNLVTNVKETETFKPVQLSVLSPLQNPPQSQMYEPIRTQPVQQTQMYGSENQPPMDRSNIYQAPVQPAGWNDPPAAKPSRIQSKQDYQPQNPILHPLRGTQPQPEPNVLQHDKFYPDTQSSYNPQQYHQNIPNQANINQNIPNMAAQYAKPMEPTPPVAIARTPEPEKPKPPIPEQHMHLKTVFDELKNQCFENAKNPQLKRKIADVSRKLEVLYDCLRENKLSQNSLQGLHQISQMIQSGNYTGGLDLHTQLVSGPDFSQIASFMPGIKVLFLIALQLNVYIR, from the exons ATGAAGATTAAGGAGTTACTCAAGACTGTCAATGTAGCATGGTCACCACCGGCTCAACATCCTATATTATTGGCTGCAGGAACTGCAGCCCAACAACTTGATGCAAGTTTTAACACATCTGCCAGCTTGGATTTATATTCCTTAAATTTACAACAACCTGGATATGATTTGGAGCTTAAAATCAGTGTTGCAAGTGACCATAG atttcataaaataatatgggGTTCGTATGGTAATAATCCAGCTGGTATAATTGTCGGAGGCTGTGATTATGGCATTATAAAGATTTATTCAGCTGCTAAAATGTTAgctaatgataataattacttGATAAGTAAAACAGACAGACATACAGGTCCAGTTAGAGCACTTGATTTTAATCCCTTTCAAGCAAATTTGTTAGCAACTGGTGCaacagaaaatgaaatttatatatgggATATTGTTAACACAAATTCTCCCATGACTCCTGGAGTCAGAAGTCAACCACTAGAAGATGTCCAACACATTGCTTGGAATAAGCAAG TGCAACATATCCTTGCTTCCACATTTTCACAACGATGTACTATATGGGATTTGAGAAAAAATGAGCCAATTATCAACTTAACAGATACAAATACAAAG gTAAGATGGAAAGTAGTTCAGTGGCATCCAGATGTTGCAACACAGTTGTGCTTAGCATCAGAAGATGATCAGGCTCCTATAATTGAATTATGGGATTTGAGATTTGCAACATCACCCTTGAAAACATTCCAAAATCACCAACGTGGTGTCCTATCAATTGCATGGAATCCACATGATTCAGATTTACTCTTAAGTTGTGCCAAAGATAATAGGATATTGTGTTGGAATCCTAACTCAGATGCACCA AATGGTGAAGTAATTTGTGAATTAGCACAAACAAATCAATGGATTTTTGATGTCTCATGGTGTCCGAGACATCCTGGGTTAGTTGTGGGATCTAGCTTTGATGGGCATGCAGCAGTGTACTCTTTATTGGGAGGGCAACAACAAATGTCAGCAGAGACATCTAACAAAATTGTAGATTCCTTCCCTGGAATGGATCCTTTCACACATACACCACCTCCTGTACAGACAGAACCAGCAGTTATCTTGACAAAAGCTCCAAAATGGTTAAAAAGGCCATTTGGAGCATCCTTCGGT TTTGGTGGTAAATtggtaatatttgaaaatggaCCTGTAGATCCTAATTTACCTCcaaattcaaacaaaaaagTGATAATATCACAAGTGGTTACACAACCAGAATTAATTCAACGTTCAAATGAGTTGGAGGAAGTTCTTAAAAGTGAACAATATAGTGATTATTGCAAAGGGAAAGTTGACAATACTACtgatatatatagaaaaaagatATGGAATTGTGTGGGAGCATATTTTAGTGAAAATGTGACAAagaatatattgaatttaCTTGGTTATAACATAGAaacaatgaataataaattaaatcaactCGTTTCACAAGAagatgttaataatattacagaaGGAGTCGGTAACTTGAATAAT GTACTTAATGGAAACGTTATTGATGGAAGCATGGTGTTCGATGCTATTGCACAAGAATCTAAGAAAACATCAATAATTGctgcaaaaaataaaaacattcaaATAAATGTGTCAGATG ATGAGGATGGGCTTATAACTCAAGCAATCCTCTTAGGAAATATAGAAGCTGCTGTGTCGTTGTGCTTTGCAAATAAAAGGTACGCAGATGCGGTCATTCTTTCAATGGCTGCTGGACCTGATTTGTTAGCACGTACCCAGTACAGATACTTTTCAGAACATTCTGGAGCTCTCAATTCTCTTATCAATTCATTAGTTAGTGAAAATTGGGCTGATGTTGTTAACAATGCTGATATAAATTGCTGGAAAGAAGTGTTGattggaatatttattcattccaGTCCACAAGAACGATCTGCTTTGTGCG ATATGCTTGGAGATCGTTTAGCATCATCTGACAATGTAACACTCAAAGAACAAGctcaaatttgttatatttgttctggtaatttgaataaaatggTTGAATCTTCCAATGTTGAAATTCAGGAAATAGTAGAACTAGTAGTTATAATGCAGAAAGCATTAGAAACGCAAAATATTAGGGACGTACaaatagaaggaaaaattGCCAACGTTTTGTCTCGTTATGCTGACATGTTAGCGGCCGAAGGAGACCTCGATTCTGCACTAAATTATTTGGGAAATAGTCaagatgaaaaaattgtaatgttAAAAGATCGCTTGATGCGAGCTTTGGGTTATATCGAAGAATCGAAAGTCGTGCCAAAAGCACCAGCAATGCAAACTTATTACGATCGAACCAGAAGATCTGTAACTGGCGTACAAGGTGTACAAAATCCACTGTCTACTGGATCAACAAGACCCTTTTTCGATTCAAACATTGCTGCTCCAATGAAACAATCTTTCGCACCTCCCCCAAATCAGTTTAATACtcaacagcagcaacaaacGTTTGGAATATCTCCGCTTCAACCACATGTACAAACAATGCAACCTGTACAATCTATGCAACCTATGCCGCCTGTACCATCTATGCCACCTGTACCATCTATGCCACCTGTACCATCTATGCCATATGATCAAATATCTCATTCTTACACTTCAACATCCGTTTCTCAATCACTTCCACCACCACCTCCTTCAAGTGCATCAAGCGGAATCGGATCTCGACCACCTAGCGCGGGACCTCCAGCGagatcaaaatatataatagatcCGTCTGTTAAATCTACTTCAACATACGGACAAACTGGTTTTCCTCAACAAACTGGTTTTCCTCAACAAACTGGTTTTCCTCAACAAACATCGTCGTATCAACAAATTCCTCCAGTATCAGGCTATTCTTCATCAAATATGTATCAACCACAAGTTTCTATGCCGACGAACACGTACTCCGGACAAAATCTCGTAACAAATgttaaagaaacagaaacttTTAAGCCAGTTCAACTTAGTGTATTGTCGCCACTGCAAAATCCACCGCAAAGTCAAATGTATGAACCAATTAGAACGCAACCAGTTCAACAAACTCAAATGTATGGAAGCGAAAATCAGCCACCAATGGATCGCTCAAACATCTATCAAGCACCGGTACAGCCTGCTGGATGGAACGATCCACCTGCTGCAAAGCCCTCTAGGATACAG TCAAAGCAAGATTATCAGCCACAAAACCCGATTTTACATCCGTTAAGAGGAACCCAACCGCAACCCGAACCAAAT GTATTGCAACACGACAAATTTTATCCGGATACGCAATCATCTTACAACCCGCAACAATATCATCAGAATATTCCAAATCAAGCCAATATCAATCAGAATATTCCAAATATGGCTGCTCAATATGCCAAACCAATGGAACCGACACCACCGGTCGCAATTGCCAGAACACCAGAACCGGAAAAGCCAAAACCACCGATTCCGGAACAGCATATGCACTTAAAAACAGTATtcgatgaattaaaaaatcagtgCTTTGAAAACGCCAAGAATCCA caaCTTAAACGCAAAATAGCAGATGTATCCAGAAAACTCGAAGTTTTATACGATTGCCTTAGAGAAAATAAG CTGTCGCAGAATTCTTTACAAGGATTGCATCAAATATCACAGATGATACAAAGTGGAAACTATACTGGAGGTTTAGATCTTCATACACAATTAGTTTCAGGTCCAGATTTTAGTCAGATAGCTTCTTTCATGCCTGGTATTAAAGTATTATTCCTAATCGCTCTTCAATTGAATGTCTATATTAGATAG